Proteins encoded in a region of the Vicinamibacteria bacterium genome:
- the egtD gene encoding L-histidine N(alpha)-methyltransferase, with protein sequence MRARPRADPASQMAEEIRAGLLEPLPSLPCKYFYDDRGSELFDDITRVPEYYQTRTEERILERIAADVIRRTQPRELVELGAGLGRKIRLLVDAAPGVADGGRLVLFDVNETCLEQAGARLLGEYPALAVTGIVGDFGSADLDLLGPGKSRLAVFFAGTIGNLHPSEVPPFLGRLARCLGPGDAFLVGVDLVKDEARLNAAYNDAAGVTAEFNRNILRVVNQKLDGDFDPAAFDHVAFYDPERALVEMRLRARRALDVRIKKAGLQLHYEPGDEIRTEISCKYTRPSFEAMLPGTGLTPEQWYTDEGQLFALVLLRSAR encoded by the coding sequence GTGCGCGCGCGGCCACGAGCCGACCCGGCATCCCAGATGGCCGAGGAGATCCGGGCCGGGCTCTTGGAGCCCCTCCCCTCGCTCCCCTGCAAGTACTTTTATGACGACCGGGGAAGCGAGCTGTTCGACGACATCACGCGGGTGCCCGAGTACTACCAGACCCGGACCGAGGAGCGGATCCTGGAGAGGATCGCCGCCGACGTCATCCGCCGCACGCAGCCCCGGGAATTGGTAGAGCTGGGCGCGGGCCTGGGACGGAAGATCCGCCTGCTCGTCGACGCGGCACCGGGGGTGGCCGACGGCGGCCGCCTGGTCCTGTTCGACGTGAACGAGACTTGCCTCGAACAGGCGGGCGCTCGGCTCCTCGGTGAGTACCCAGCTCTCGCGGTTACGGGGATAGTGGGCGATTTCGGCTCCGCGGACCTGGACCTTCTCGGCCCTGGAAAGAGTCGCCTCGCCGTGTTCTTCGCGGGGACCATCGGCAACCTCCACCCCTCCGAGGTCCCGCCATTCTTGGGGCGTCTAGCCCGGTGTCTCGGGCCAGGGGATGCGTTCCTCGTGGGCGTCGACCTGGTGAAGGACGAGGCGCGCCTGAACGCCGCGTATAACGACGCCGCCGGCGTCACCGCCGAGTTCAACCGGAACATCTTGCGCGTGGTCAATCAGAAGCTCGACGGCGATTTCGATCCCGCGGCCTTCGACCACGTGGCGTTCTACGACCCGGAACGGGCTTTGGTCGAGATGCGGCTGAGGGCCCGCCGGGCCCTCGACGTTCGCATCAAGAAAGCCGGCCTGCAGCTCCACTATGAGCCGGGCGACGAGATCCGCACCGAGATCAGCTGCAAGTACACACGCCCGTCTTTCGAGGCCATGCTCCCGGGAACGGGCCTCACGCCCGAGCAGTGGTACACCGACGAGGGGCAATTGTTCGCCCTCGTCTTGCTTCGATCCGCAAGGTAG